A DNA window from Vigna angularis cultivar LongXiaoDou No.4 chromosome 1, ASM1680809v1, whole genome shotgun sequence contains the following coding sequences:
- the LOC108321401 gene encoding uncharacterized protein LOC108321401, translating to MSWAEYWYNTNFHSSIGTTPFEVVYGRPPPVITRFLPRETCVEAVQRELLDRDEALSQRKQHLLRSWRKSFSIGVWVFLKLKPHRQQTLKSEICPKLAPKYYCPFQITGRLGAAAYRLQLPPESRIHPVFHVSLKRCWDFDIEKTLPPGLDLEIVRDVVPAAVLATLCWNWLWAKSDFCIFLSFAIH from the coding sequence ATGTCATGGGCTGAATATTGGTACAACACCAATTTCCACAGTTCCATAGGAACCACACCTTTTGAGGTGGTGTATGGACGGCCTCCACCAGTCATTACCAGATTCCTTCCAAGGGAGACATGTGTTGAAGCCGTGCAGCGTGAGCTGTTAGACCGTGATGAGGCACTAAGTCAGCGGAAGCAACATCTGCTTCGATCATGGAGAAAAAGTTTCAGCATAGGAGTATGGGTGTTCCTTAAGTTGAAGCCTCATAGGCAACAGACCTTGAAGTCTGAGATTTGTCCTAAGCTTGCTCCTAAGTACTATTGTCCTTTCCAAATTACGGGGAGACTAGGGGCTGCGGCTTATAGACTTCAACTTCCTCCGGAGTCACGTATACATCCTGTATTCCACGTGTCACTAAAACGTTGTTGGGACTTCGATATTGAGAAAACTTTGCCTCCCGGACTGGATTTGGAGATTGTTCGAGATGTTGTACCTGCTGCAGTGTTGGCTACACTCTGTTGGAACTGGCTCTGGGCAAAATCTGATTTCTGTATTTTCCTTTCGTTTGCCATTCACTAA